In the genome of Bacillus sp. S3, one region contains:
- a CDS encoding DUF2179 domain-containing protein, whose product MMVAIILIINIVYVSFFTIRMILTLKGQRYLAASLSMIEVVIYVLGLGLVLNNLNEIQNLIAYAVGYGIGVIVGMKIEEKLALGYITVNVITVEYDKDVPKLLREKGYGVTDWAAHGLEGNRMAMQILTPRKFELKLYDTIKSLDPKAFIISYEPKSIHGGFWVKSVKRGKLFS is encoded by the coding sequence ATGATGGTTGCGATTATCCTAATTATTAATATTGTCTATGTTTCTTTTTTTACGATTAGGATGATCTTGACGTTAAAGGGTCAGCGCTATCTGGCAGCATCGCTAAGCATGATTGAAGTGGTTATTTATGTACTCGGTCTCGGCCTTGTTTTAAATAATCTGAATGAGATTCAAAACCTTATTGCGTATGCGGTTGGTTATGGAATCGGTGTAATTGTTGGGATGAAGATTGAGGAAAAGCTCGCGTTAGGTTACATTACAGTCAATGTGATTACAGTGGAATATGACAAAGATGTACCGAAATTGTTGCGGGAGAAAGGGTATGGCGTAACGGACTGGGCCGCCCATGGACTTGAGGGGAATCGAATGGCGATGCAAATCCTCACACCGCGAAAATTTGAATTAAAACTATATGATACGATAAAAAGTCTGGATCCTAAAGCCTTTATAATTTCTTATGAACCAAAATCGATCCACGGGGGCTTCTGGGTAAAATCAGTGAAAAGAGGGAAATTGTTTTCATGA
- a CDS encoding NETI motif-containing protein: MSKKKLQFEVQENESIEECLNRIKQQGYVPVRRTEKPIFQEVKKGNETIYEPIGRQIVFEAKLIE; the protein is encoded by the coding sequence ATGAGCAAAAAGAAACTGCAATTTGAAGTGCAGGAAAATGAAAGTATTGAGGAGTGCCTTAATAGAATAAAGCAGCAGGGTTATGTTCCTGTCCGCAGAACGGAGAAGCCGATCTTTCAAGAGGTGAAGAAAGGGAATGAGACAATTTACGAGCCAATCGGCCGTCAAATCGTCTTTGAAGCCAAGTTAATTGAGTAA
- the purE gene encoding 5-(carboxyamino)imidazole ribonucleotide mutase, with protein sequence MRNLVGVIMGSKSDWETMKHACEILEQFEIPYEKRVVSAHRTPDLMFTYANDARKRGLKVIIAGAGGAAHLPGMVAAKTTLPVIGIPVQSQALNGLDSLLSIVQMPGGVPVATVAIGKAGAVNAGLLAAQILATEDSALADQLEARREAIKLEVLESSDQLG encoded by the coding sequence ATGCGGAATCTTGTCGGAGTGATTATGGGAAGTAAATCAGATTGGGAAACAATGAAGCATGCTTGTGAAATACTAGAACAATTTGAAATTCCATATGAAAAAAGGGTAGTATCAGCACATCGTACACCTGATTTGATGTTTACATATGCAAATGATGCGAGGAAAAGAGGCCTAAAGGTGATCATTGCCGGCGCAGGCGGAGCGGCTCATCTGCCTGGGATGGTGGCAGCGAAAACAACCTTGCCGGTGATCGGCATTCCTGTTCAATCCCAAGCCTTAAATGGACTGGATTCCTTACTGTCCATCGTGCAAATGCCGGGCGGGGTTCCGGTTGCAACAGTGGCGATTGGAAAAGCAGGTGCCGTGAACGCTGGCCTGCTTGCCGCACAAATTTTAGCAACCGAAGACTCAGCACTCGCTGATCAATTAGAAGCTAGAAGAGAAGCTATTAAACTAGAAGTTCTAGAAAGTAGTGATCAACTTGGCTAA
- the purK gene encoding 5-(carboxyamino)imidazole ribonucleotide synthase gives MANKTILPGSTIGIIGGGQLGRMMALAAKAQGFRIAVLEPSSDSPCGQVADFEVIGAYDDREAIARLAAMSDVITYEFENIDADTLGWLCEKAYVPQGKELLTITQDRISEKAAIQHSGVKVAPYEVIENVEELFLNIERVGYPAVLKTARGGYDGKGQLVIKNEQDLAKAEPILAHGSCVLEKWIPFEKEISVIVTRKLDGETVFFPVGENIHQENILHTTIVPARISDELGEKAIQMAKQIADSLGLVGTLAVEMFVTSDGTIYINELAPRPHNSGHYSIEACETSQFEQHIRAICNWPLGSTELLKPAVMVNLLGEHLDGIFKEIPDMNGWKVHLYGKKEPKLKRKMGHVTILKDNVDEALSEIEESSIWRTAKEVIGG, from the coding sequence TTGGCTAACAAAACGATTTTACCGGGATCAACGATTGGCATTATCGGCGGCGGACAGCTTGGGAGAATGATGGCACTTGCAGCGAAAGCCCAAGGTTTTCGAATCGCTGTATTAGAACCAAGTTCCGATTCTCCTTGCGGGCAGGTGGCAGACTTTGAGGTCATCGGTGCTTATGATGACCGCGAAGCCATTGCCCGGCTAGCCGCCATGAGTGACGTGATCACTTATGAATTTGAGAACATTGACGCCGATACATTAGGCTGGCTTTGCGAAAAGGCTTATGTCCCGCAGGGGAAAGAACTTTTAACGATTACGCAAGATCGAATCAGTGAAAAAGCAGCCATCCAGCATTCCGGAGTTAAGGTTGCTCCTTATGAGGTTATCGAAAACGTAGAAGAATTATTTCTAAATATAGAACGGGTGGGGTATCCAGCTGTATTGAAAACAGCAAGAGGCGGCTATGATGGCAAGGGACAGCTTGTGATTAAAAACGAGCAAGATTTAGCTAAAGCAGAGCCGATTCTTGCTCATGGCAGCTGTGTGTTAGAAAAATGGATTCCGTTCGAAAAGGAAATTTCCGTCATTGTTACCCGAAAACTAGATGGTGAAACAGTATTTTTTCCAGTTGGGGAAAACATTCATCAAGAAAATATCTTGCATACAACCATTGTTCCAGCCCGAATTTCTGATGAACTAGGAGAAAAGGCTATCCAGATGGCAAAACAGATTGCTGATTCACTTGGATTAGTCGGGACGCTTGCTGTTGAGATGTTTGTGACAAGTGATGGCACGATTTATATTAATGAATTGGCACCAAGACCGCATAACTCTGGCCATTATTCCATCGAGGCCTGCGAGACGTCACAGTTCGAACAGCATATCCGTGCTATTTGCAATTGGCCCTTAGGAAGTACGGAGCTATTAAAACCAGCTGTTATGGTCAATCTATTAGGAGAGCATCTTGATGGCATTTTTAAGGAAATCCCGGACATGAATGGCTGGAAGGTTCATTTATACGGTAAAAAGGAGCCAAAATTGAAAAGAAAGATGGGGCATGTTACCATTTTGAAGGATAACGTGGATGAGGCCCTTAGTGAAATTGAAGAAAGCAGCATCTGGCGTACAGCTAAAGAAGTGATCGGAGGATAA
- the purB gene encoding adenylosuccinate lyase → MIDRYTRPEMGAIWTEENRFKAWLEVEILACEAWAELGEIPKEDVRKLRENASFNIDRINEIEKETRHDVVAFTRAVSETLGEERKWVHYGLTSTDVVDTALSYVLKQANAILLKDLENFVEILKNKAMEHKMTVMMGRTHGVHAEPTTFGLKLALWYEEMKRNLERFKQAAAGVEFGKISGAVGTYANINPFVEQYVCEKLGIQPAPISTQTLQRDRHAHYMSTIALIATSIEKFAVEVRGLQKSETREVEEFFAKGQKGSSAMPHKRNPIGSENMTGMARVIRGYMLTAYENVPLWHERDISHSSAERVILPDATIALNYMLNRFGNIIKNLTVYPENMKRNMDRTLGLIYSQRVLLALIDKGLSREEAYDTVQPKAMEAWEKQVPFRGLIEADGKITSLLTGDEIADCFDYHYHLQHVDTIFDRLGLNE, encoded by the coding sequence ATGATTGATCGTTATACAAGACCTGAAATGGGAGCTATTTGGACGGAGGAAAACCGCTTTAAAGCCTGGCTTGAGGTAGAAATTCTTGCATGTGAGGCTTGGGCGGAATTAGGGGAAATTCCGAAAGAAGATGTCCGAAAGCTTCGTGAAAATGCTTCGTTTAATATCGACCGCATTAATGAAATTGAAAAAGAAACAAGACATGATGTGGTTGCTTTTACCCGTGCGGTTTCGGAAACATTGGGTGAGGAGCGGAAGTGGGTTCATTACGGTCTAACATCAACAGATGTCGTTGACACAGCCCTTTCCTATGTTTTAAAACAAGCCAACGCGATTTTATTGAAAGATCTGGAAAACTTTGTTGAGATTTTAAAAAATAAAGCAATGGAACATAAAATGACCGTGATGATGGGACGGACACATGGAGTCCATGCGGAGCCAACTACTTTTGGTTTAAAGCTTGCCCTTTGGTATGAAGAAATGAAACGTAACCTTGAACGTTTTAAACAGGCAGCGGCGGGTGTAGAGTTTGGTAAAATTTCCGGCGCGGTTGGAACCTATGCCAATATTAATCCGTTTGTTGAACAGTATGTTTGTGAGAAATTAGGTATTCAACCAGCGCCAATCTCAACACAGACACTGCAGCGTGACCGTCATGCACACTACATGTCCACGATTGCTTTAATTGCGACTTCTATAGAGAAGTTTGCGGTTGAGGTACGCGGGCTGCAAAAGAGTGAAACACGCGAGGTAGAAGAATTTTTTGCAAAAGGTCAAAAAGGATCATCAGCGATGCCGCATAAGCGGAATCCAATTGGCTCCGAGAACATGACCGGTATGGCGCGAGTGATTCGCGGCTATATGTTAACGGCATATGAAAATGTGCCGCTATGGCATGAGCGCGATATCTCCCATTCTTCAGCAGAACGCGTTATTTTGCCAGATGCGACGATTGCCTTAAATTATATGCTTAATCGCTTTGGCAACATTATTAAAAATTTAACGGTTTATCCGGAAAATATGAAGCGGAACATGGATCGGACACTTGGATTAATTTATTCCCAGCGCGTGCTGCTTGCCTTGATTGATAAAGGCTTATCACGTGAAGAGGCTTATGATACTGTCCAGCCGAAAGCGATGGAGGCATGGGAGAAGCAAGTTCCATTCCGTGGATTGATTGAGGCCGATGGAAAAATTACCTCATTGCTCACTGGCGACGAGATTGCCGATTGTTTTGACTACCACTACCACCTGCAGCATGTAGATACCATTTTCGATCGGCTAGGGTTGAACGAGTAA
- the purC gene encoding phosphoribosylaminoimidazolesuccinocarboxamide synthase, which translates to MTELLYEGKAKRIYKTDEENVVLVQYKDSATAFNGEKKAEITGKGRLNNEITSLLFLKLKEKGIESHFIQKVSETEQLVKRVTIIPLEVVVRNVAAGSFSKRLGIEEGTPLSAPIVEFYLKDDALGDPLLTVDHILELKAATVEEITILREKALEVDAVLSSFFAELGINLIDFKLEFGKDEQGQILLADEISPDTCRLWDQQTNEKLDKDVFRRDLGSLTEAYESILTRLGGHQHV; encoded by the coding sequence GTGACAGAACTTCTTTATGAAGGAAAAGCGAAGCGCATTTACAAAACTGATGAAGAAAATGTTGTACTAGTCCAATACAAAGATTCAGCCACTGCTTTTAACGGAGAAAAGAAGGCGGAAATTACCGGTAAAGGCCGTCTCAATAACGAGATTACTAGTTTGCTATTTTTAAAGCTAAAAGAAAAAGGGATTGAATCACACTTTATTCAAAAAGTTTCTGAAACGGAACAGCTCGTGAAAAGAGTAACCATCATTCCGCTAGAAGTAGTCGTTCGTAACGTGGCTGCCGGCAGTTTTTCAAAAAGATTGGGAATCGAAGAAGGGACTCCGCTATCAGCACCAATTGTTGAGTTCTATCTAAAAGATGATGCTCTTGGTGATCCGCTGCTGACAGTAGACCATATCCTTGAACTTAAAGCGGCGACGGTCGAAGAGATTACGATTTTACGAGAAAAAGCGCTGGAAGTAGATGCGGTTTTATCGAGCTTTTTTGCAGAACTAGGTATTAACTTAATTGATTTCAAACTTGAGTTTGGCAAAGATGAACAGGGTCAAATTTTATTAGCAGATGAAATTTCGCCTGATACCTGCCGCCTATGGGATCAACAAACCAATGAAAAGCTGGATAAAGATGTATTCCGCCGCGATTTAGGAAGTTTAACAGAGGCATATGAATCGATTTTAACAAGACTTGGAGGTCATCAGCATGTTTAA
- the purS gene encoding phosphoribosylformylglycinamidine synthase subunit PurS — protein MFKVKVYVTLRESVLDPQGKAVTQSLNSLNYQEVTDVRIGKYMELTIEKSERDLDEVINEICTKLLANPVIEDYRYEVEECVAQ, from the coding sequence ATGTTTAAAGTCAAAGTATACGTAACATTAAGAGAAAGTGTATTAGATCCGCAAGGTAAGGCGGTAACGCAATCATTAAATTCGTTAAATTATCAGGAAGTAACCGATGTCCGCATCGGCAAATATATGGAACTGACGATTGAAAAATCAGAGCGTGACCTTGATGAAGTGATAAACGAGATTTGTACAAAGCTGTTAGCCAACCCGGTGATTGAAGACTACCGTTACGAAGTAGAGGAGTGTGTCGCTCAGTGA
- the purQ gene encoding phosphoribosylformylglycinamidine synthase subunit PurQ: MKFAVIVFPGSNCDVDMFHAIKDELGEEVEYVWHDTESLDGFDGILLPGGFSYGDYLRTGAIARFSNVMKEVIKAAEAGKPVLGVCNGFQILLEAGLLPGAMRRNESLSFICKPVELIVETNQSMFTSAYEQGQTITIPVAHGEGNYYCDEETLKQLKANNQIVFTYQQNPNGSLADIAGITNEKGNVLGMMPHPERAVDELLGSADGLKLFQSIVKTWREAHVVNA; this comes from the coding sequence GTGAAGTTTGCAGTGATCGTATTTCCAGGCTCCAACTGTGATGTCGACATGTTCCATGCGATTAAAGATGAGCTTGGGGAAGAAGTGGAATACGTATGGCATGATACGGAAAGTTTAGACGGATTTGATGGAATCCTTTTGCCAGGCGGATTCTCATACGGCGATTACCTCCGTACAGGAGCAATTGCCCGTTTTAGCAATGTCATGAAAGAAGTCATCAAGGCGGCTGAGGCCGGCAAGCCTGTGCTTGGGGTGTGCAATGGATTTCAAATCCTTCTTGAAGCAGGCTTGCTGCCGGGTGCGATGAGACGGAACGAAAGTCTCTCCTTTATTTGCAAGCCGGTGGAATTAATCGTAGAAACCAATCAATCCATGTTTACTTCTGCATACGAGCAAGGCCAAACCATCACGATTCCGGTCGCCCATGGTGAAGGAAATTACTATTGTGATGAAGAAACACTAAAACAGCTAAAAGCCAATAACCAAATCGTGTTTACTTATCAGCAAAATCCGAACGGAAGCCTTGCCGATATTGCGGGGATTACCAATGAAAAAGGAAATGTTCTTGGCATGATGCCGCACCCTGAACGGGCGGTTGACGAGCTTTTAGGCAGTGCCGATGGACTTAAATTGTTTCAATCGATTGTGAAGACTTGGAGGGAAGCACATGTTGTCAACGCTTGA
- the purL gene encoding phosphoribosylformylglycinamidine synthase subunit PurL — protein sequence MLSTLEPNPNQIKAEKIYQQMGLSDEEFAMVEKILGRTPNYTETGLFSVMWSEHCSYKNSKPVLKKFPITGEKVLQGPGEGAGIVDIGDGQAVVFKIESHNHPSAIEPYQGAATGVGGIIRDVFSMGARPIAMLNSLRFGELDKARTRYLFKEVVAGIAGYGNCIGIPTVGGEIQFDPSYEGNPLVNAMCVGLINHEDIKKGQAHGLGNTVMYVGAKTGRDGIHGATFASEELTEQSDENRPAVQVGDPFMEKLLLEACLELIHSDALVGIQDMGAAGLASSSSEMASKAGMGIEMNLDLVPQRETGMTAYEMMLSESQERMLIVVKKGREQEIKDLFSKYDLDAVAIGKVTDDKQFRLIHKGEIVADLPVDALAEDAPVYHKPSKEPAYFAEFQAMENEIPQVDDLKDTLVALLSQPTIASKEWVYEQYDYLVRTNTVVSPGSDAAVTRIRGTRKALAMTTDCNSRYVYLDPETGGKIAVAEAARNIICSGAEPLAITDNLNFGNPEKPEVFWQIEKAADGISDACRTLGTPVIGGNVSLYNETSGTAIYPTPVIGMVGLVSDLDHITTQHFKASGDLIYLVGETTPEFGGSELQKLLNGSIFGKAPQLHLEIEKERQEQVLAAIRAGVIQSAHDLSEGGLAVAVAECLFASGELGADVNITGNPVSALFSETQSRFLLSVKKEHQAEFESLVDASLIGEVNDSANLSIRSEGQAVLESTVDELRAAWKGAIPCLLKSRD from the coding sequence ATGTTGTCAACGCTTGAACCAAATCCTAACCAAATTAAAGCAGAGAAAATCTATCAGCAAATGGGTTTGTCCGATGAAGAGTTTGCAATGGTCGAAAAGATCCTCGGAAGGACACCAAATTATACTGAAACCGGTCTTTTCTCTGTTATGTGGTCAGAGCACTGCAGCTATAAAAATTCAAAGCCAGTTCTGAAAAAATTCCCGATTACCGGTGAAAAAGTCCTTCAAGGTCCTGGTGAAGGTGCAGGGATTGTCGACATCGGTGACGGTCAGGCAGTTGTATTTAAAATCGAAAGCCATAATCATCCATCCGCGATTGAACCGTATCAAGGTGCGGCAACAGGTGTTGGCGGGATTATCCGTGATGTTTTTTCAATGGGAGCACGTCCAATCGCAATGCTAAACTCACTTCGTTTCGGTGAACTGGATAAGGCTAGGACACGCTATTTGTTTAAAGAAGTGGTAGCGGGAATTGCCGGATACGGCAACTGCATTGGCATTCCAACCGTTGGCGGTGAGATACAGTTCGATCCATCCTATGAAGGAAATCCGCTTGTCAATGCGATGTGTGTCGGTTTAATTAATCATGAGGATATTAAAAAAGGCCAGGCCCATGGATTGGGCAATACCGTGATGTATGTCGGTGCAAAGACCGGCCGTGACGGAATTCACGGTGCGACGTTTGCTTCTGAAGAATTAACGGAGCAGTCTGACGAAAATCGTCCGGCGGTTCAAGTCGGTGACCCATTCATGGAGAAGCTGTTGTTAGAGGCCTGCCTGGAACTAATCCATTCGGATGCCCTTGTCGGGATTCAAGATATGGGTGCTGCAGGACTTGCCAGCTCTTCTTCCGAAATGGCGAGTAAAGCCGGTATGGGCATCGAGATGAATTTAGACCTTGTACCACAGCGGGAAACGGGCATGACTGCCTATGAAATGATGCTGTCGGAGTCGCAGGAACGGATGCTCATTGTCGTGAAAAAGGGCAGAGAACAAGAGATCAAGGATCTTTTTTCAAAATATGATTTAGATGCTGTTGCGATTGGCAAGGTAACGGATGATAAACAATTCCGCCTGATCCATAAAGGGGAAATAGTTGCCGACCTGCCAGTGGATGCATTGGCAGAAGATGCACCGGTTTATCACAAACCATCAAAAGAGCCGGCCTACTTTGCTGAATTCCAAGCGATGGAAAATGAAATTCCGCAGGTAGATGACCTGAAAGATACATTAGTAGCATTGTTAAGCCAGCCGACCATTGCCAGCAAGGAATGGGTTTACGAGCAATATGATTATTTGGTGCGCACGAACACGGTAGTGTCTCCTGGTTCGGATGCTGCTGTCACTCGGATCAGAGGAACACGTAAAGCGTTAGCGATGACCACGGATTGTAATTCCCGCTATGTGTACTTGGATCCAGAAACTGGTGGAAAAATTGCTGTTGCTGAAGCGGCCCGCAATATTATTTGTTCCGGTGCCGAGCCATTAGCGATTACCGATAACTTGAACTTTGGCAATCCCGAAAAACCAGAGGTATTCTGGCAGATTGAAAAGGCAGCTGACGGAATCAGTGACGCATGCCGCACACTAGGGACACCTGTGATCGGCGGAAACGTCTCATTATACAATGAAACAAGCGGCACGGCGATCTATCCAACGCCGGTGATTGGCATGGTTGGGCTTGTCAGTGACCTTGACCATATTACGACACAGCATTTTAAAGCGAGCGGTGACCTTATTTATTTAGTGGGGGAAACTACACCTGAATTTGGCGGGAGCGAGCTGCAAAAGCTGTTGAACGGAAGCATTTTTGGAAAAGCACCGCAATTACATCTTGAAATAGAAAAAGAAAGACAAGAACAAGTTCTAGCTGCCATTCGTGCTGGAGTGATTCAATCTGCCCATGATTTGTCTGAAGGCGGTTTAGCTGTTGCCGTTGCCGAATGCCTTTTTGCTTCGGGAGAACTTGGGGCAGATGTGAACATTACTGGGAATCCGGTATCAGCACTATTCAGCGAAACCCAATCTCGTTTTCTTTTATCCGTAAAAAAGGAACATCAGGCCGAGTTTGAAAGTCTAGTAGACGCGAGCCTTATCGGTGAGGTGAATGATTCGGCTAATCTGAGCATTCGATCCGAAGGTCAGGCTGTGCTTGAGTCTACTGTAGATGAATTAAGAGCTGCCTGGAAAGGGGCGATCCCATGCTTGCTGAAATCAAGGGACTAA
- the purF gene encoding amidophosphoribosyltransferase, with the protein MLAEIKGLNEECGVFGIFGHPDAAQLTYYGLHALQHRGQEGTGIVVSDGETLKGFKGEGLVTEIFTEEAMTKLTGSAAIGHVRYATAGGGGYENVQPLLFHSQSGSLALAHNGNLVNANSLKHQLEAQGSIFQTSSDTEVLAHLIRRSGFPKMNDQVKNALSMLKGAYAYLIMTEKELMVALDPHGLRPLSLGCLGDAYVVASETCAFDVIGVEYIRDIQPGELLIINENGITSERFAMSTTKAICMMEYVYFSRPDSNIQGVNVHTARKNLGKRLAIEAPIDADVVTGVPDSSISAAIGYAEATGIPYEMGLIKNKYVGRTFIQPSQSLREQGVKMKLSAVRGVVEGKRVVMVDDSIVRGTTSRRIVRMLKDAGATEVHVVISSPPIKNPCFYGIDTSSKEELIASDKSVEEIRQLIGADSLTFLSVDGMVKALDPEGKSGFCLGCFNGNYPTEIYPDTLQYYYQKG; encoded by the coding sequence ATGCTTGCTGAAATCAAGGGACTAAATGAAGAGTGCGGTGTCTTTGGTATTTTTGGACATCCGGATGCCGCCCAGTTAACCTATTACGGACTTCACGCCCTGCAGCACCGCGGCCAGGAGGGAACCGGCATCGTTGTCTCCGACGGGGAAACATTAAAAGGATTTAAGGGCGAAGGACTCGTGACTGAGATTTTTACGGAAGAGGCAATGACTAAGCTTACGGGGTCTGCCGCAATCGGTCATGTCCGCTACGCGACCGCAGGGGGCGGCGGCTATGAGAATGTTCAGCCGCTTCTGTTCCATTCGCAAAGCGGCAGCCTCGCCCTTGCCCATAACGGTAACCTGGTGAATGCAAATTCTTTAAAACATCAGCTGGAAGCACAAGGCAGTATTTTTCAAACCAGCTCAGATACCGAGGTGTTAGCCCACTTAATTAGAAGAAGCGGCTTCCCTAAAATGAACGACCAGGTGAAAAATGCCCTGTCCATGTTAAAAGGGGCTTATGCTTATTTGATTATGACGGAAAAAGAGTTAATGGTGGCGCTCGATCCTCATGGATTGAGGCCGTTATCGCTCGGCTGCCTTGGCGATGCTTATGTAGTTGCCTCGGAAACCTGCGCCTTTGATGTTATCGGGGTGGAATATATCCGCGATATTCAGCCGGGAGAGCTGTTAATCATTAACGAAAATGGAATCACATCGGAACGGTTTGCGATGAGTACCACTAAAGCGATCTGCATGATGGAATATGTTTATTTTTCCAGGCCTGATAGCAATATTCAAGGTGTCAATGTTCATACTGCCCGTAAAAATTTAGGGAAGAGACTGGCCATCGAGGCTCCGATTGATGCGGATGTCGTGACAGGTGTGCCGGATTCCAGTATTTCAGCGGCCATCGGTTATGCGGAAGCGACGGGGATTCCTTATGAAATGGGTTTAATAAAAAACAAATATGTCGGCAGGACTTTTATTCAGCCCTCCCAGTCATTACGTGAGCAAGGGGTAAAAATGAAGCTTTCTGCTGTTCGCGGGGTTGTAGAAGGAAAACGGGTGGTTATGGTTGACGACTCCATTGTCCGCGGCACGACTAGCAGAAGAATTGTCAGGATGTTAAAAGATGCCGGTGCGACAGAGGTGCACGTGGTCATCAGTTCACCGCCGATCAAAAATCCATGTTTCTATGGAATTGATACTTCATCGAAAGAAGAGTTGATTGCATCAGACAAGTCGGTTGAGGAAATTCGCCAATTGATTGGTGCTGATTCATTAACCTTTTTAAGTGTCGATGGCATGGTAAAGGCGCTGGATCCAGAAGGGAAAAGCGGCTTTTGTCTAGGCTGTTTTAACGGAAATTATCCTACTGAAATTTATCCAGATACACTGCAGTACTATTATCAAAAGGGGTGA
- the purM gene encoding phosphoribosylformylglycinamidine cyclo-ligase encodes MANAYTQAGVNIEAGYEAVERMKKHVQRTARAGVIGSLGGFGGMFDLSELKLKEPVLVSGTDGVGTKLMIAFMMDRHDTIGIDAVAMCVNDIVVQGAEPLYFLDYIACGKAIPEKIEAIVKGIADGCEQAGCALIGGETAEMPGLYRDEEYDLAGFSVGACEKPKLITGEHIQPGDVLIGLASSGIHSNGYSLVRKVFNNWSLIEFVDELGCTLGEELLKPTKIYVKPILAALEKFQINGMAHITGGGFIENIPRMLPAGLGAELIEKSWHIPSVFKLISEVGQIDYQEMYNIFNMGIGMVLAVKQEDAADVMEHFKQSGETAYEIGSVTAEEGIQIKGFGGRR; translated from the coding sequence ATGGCAAATGCATACACACAAGCAGGGGTAAATATCGAAGCAGGCTATGAAGCGGTGGAGCGGATGAAAAAGCATGTACAGCGGACAGCCAGGGCCGGTGTGATTGGGAGTCTTGGCGGATTCGGCGGTATGTTTGATCTATCTGAGCTTAAGTTAAAAGAGCCAGTTTTGGTGTCTGGCACCGATGGCGTAGGCACGAAGCTGATGATTGCCTTTATGATGGACCGGCACGATACAATTGGAATCGATGCGGTGGCAATGTGTGTCAATGATATCGTTGTTCAGGGAGCAGAGCCGCTTTACTTTTTAGATTATATTGCTTGCGGTAAAGCGATTCCGGAAAAAATTGAAGCGATTGTCAAAGGGATTGCCGATGGCTGTGAGCAGGCAGGCTGTGCCTTAATTGGCGGTGAAACAGCGGAAATGCCGGGGCTTTACCGTGATGAAGAGTATGATCTTGCCGGATTTTCAGTAGGGGCATGTGAAAAGCCGAAATTGATAACCGGTGAACACATTCAGCCGGGAGATGTCCTAATTGGCCTGGCTTCAAGCGGCATCCACAGTAATGGGTACTCATTGGTTAGAAAGGTATTTAATAACTGGTCTTTAATCGAGTTTGTTGATGAGCTTGGATGTACATTAGGTGAAGAATTGCTGAAACCAACGAAAATTTATGTAAAACCGATTCTGGCGGCATTGGAAAAATTCCAAATCAATGGAATGGCCCATATTACCGGCGGCGGTTTTATTGAAAATATACCAAGGATGCTTCCTGCCGGACTTGGCGCCGAACTGATTGAAAAAAGCTGGCATATTCCATCGGTGTTTAAGTTGATCTCTGAGGTTGGACAAATCGATTATCAAGAGATGTATAATATTTTTAACATGGGCATTGGCATGGTCCTCGCTGTTAAACAGGAAGATGCGGCAGACGTCATGGAGCATTTCAAGCAATCCGGCGAAACAGCTTATGAAATTGGCTCTGTTACAGCTGAAGAAGGAATTCAGATTAAAGGCTTTGGTGGGCGGCGATGA